TTGTCGTCAAATGCTATTGATGAGGGAGGTCAGTTCAACAGTCTCGGGTTCAAGAATCCCATTACCGTTTTTTGTCCTCAACATTTCAGTTGGAAGGATAGACAAGTTGGGATCACTTCTAGGTATTAGAAATAGAAGCCCAATTGGAACTAATCGTAAGAAGCTCCGAATCAATATAGCCATCCAAAGGTTGTCAAACTGTGTTCGTGTGACCTTCAAAAAGTGTAGTAAGAGGCCTCCTGCCCAAGACGATGTGAGCATCCCGACATGATCAATTGACATAAGCAAAGCAAAGAAAGTTCCTTCTATGCCGGCAGGGCAAAGCTTGGAACTAAGTACAAGAAGAGGCATCCATTTAATACGACCAATAACATGAGAAATGGCTCCTTCAATTACAGCAAACAAATAATCTGGTACACCAATTTTCAAGTTTATGCGTAAAACCAATACCAAATCTAGCAATCCTGATACACCAAAGAGCAACTGAGCCCAGAAAAGTATATCATGAAAGGGGTgattttttaacaagttttggTAGATTAGGACCCCAAAAAGTGAGCCTATTGCACCAACAGCTGATATGGTtcctgatgatgccgaagaaatcaccagtaagctgcgagtactcctcagatcgaagcaacacctgcgaagagaaaatagatgatcgaacagagagcaccggtgtggtgccggccaaaaactctccgacgatcaagttagaatcttctAAACAACCCTAGggtgccagagttgagataattgtgcgtacctttgggtcatgagagttttggggtatatatagtggtatggagccgaaataaacgccttggcgaagaagtactttccttttagaagagtaaTTCGTGGATCGTTACCTATTGTAtagagccctttccttataggagtcttcttgacTAAGGTtgaacgtgtagcgcaagaactttccctatattcacgtatgtagaagtcaagataggTCAAGAATGATGGTTGGATTACTTCTTTAGCTtttacctgccaaggtcgtcagcccacatGTACCTCCTACACTGTCGTCAGCCTGCGTACGTCTCCAACAAGAACGTCAGCTAAGAACCTTCACTATCAAGGTCGTCAGCCTTGACTCGTCAGCTTGATAATTTAGCCTCACCTCGCCACGTAAGGGGTGTGACCTCAAATCGCCAAAAGAAGGCGTCTTAATATGAGTGGCTGATGAGTCGCATattcccgtcagccttcttaaTGTACTAAGTTCGtaaaaaacgtcactatcaaCTGCCCCCCACTCCATTACTCCGTCAGCTATGGGTGACGGGTCATGGAGTTGTCGTTATTGGGGAAATGGTCTTTGCATAGTGATTCGCGCcatcttcattaaatggtgggacacatggcgTAGACTGATTGGCTCCGTGCCTGGACGggtgtgtcgcttcgtctttcgcgcctcctctctcctatatatacttcattttttacctttttttcacttttcacacCCTGTTCACTTTGAGAGAAAGAATACGTCACTGCCGATCTTATCACGCCGTCAATCGTACAGCCGTCAGCTTCTTGAGACCGTCCTCCTACACGTAAGTTCTCTttacctttttactttttctagtgacgccctttagtgaagttgtctgcctaggatcttagaataaaaacccgtcgtttgtaggtagtcagatgtctagggagacgccgAGTGATCAATCGTCGATCCGCGAAGGAGTGGGTTATGACGACATTTTCCAATCAGGTCGTGAGCCCGCggagggcctatcctggtcgtcagaaagagaatcgtcaactccttctgacggtgaagtagagagttctagaggaagtgaggTGAGTGGTGATGGTGGCGAAGAAAGGGTAGACGATGAAGACCAGGGGATTAATGAAAAAGCGAGTATCAGTGACGGGGGAGAGAGTGACGAGGACGAGGGGACCTTAGAGAGTACCTCGGGATCCTCTGGTGATGATCGTCCCTTCATCTTACCCGCAGAGTGGTCCATCAACAAGTTTCTCTCGACGATGTCAGAGAATGTTTTTAAGAGTTTGCGGTCCCGCtaccaaataccagacgacATTCCCATCCGTCTTCCTGAGGAAGGCGAGAGGTGTTACTTGGGACGAACCGCggacgtcggcatgtatgatgccatgttcgcggcCGGGCTAAGGCTACCACTGACGGCGTTGCATTGTCAGTTAGCTAACTTCCTTGGGATATCCGTCAACCAGATTGCCCCCAACGCTTGGCGAACCTTTattggtgccgagatcttgTGGGGTAGTCTGAGTGGTGGAAACCGTCAGctgaccttggacgagttctttttGTGTTATCGTCCTCAACACATTTCCTCGTCAAAAGGAGTATATCATTTTGCGGTGAGGGAAAAAGGAGTTGAAATTAGTGTCAGATATGCCTGAttccaataggaagtggaaaGGCAAATACTTCTTTGTAGAAGGAATAAATTGGGTATGCCGTTAGCAGGAATGGAAGTCaatgcccaatggttttgataacacatgggcATATGTTAGAAATTCAGGTTAATCCCGTCGACCTTCTCACTTTGTCTACTTACTTGATATCCTAACCCATCACCTTTCATTGCAGCTAACAATCGTCCACGCATTACCGCGGAGCAAGAGGATTTCattcgtcgagtgacggccattccTTTGGACGAGAGAAAGTGTCGGGACTTGATCACACTAGATACTCTTCATTTATATTGTGGTGGTCCTGAACCGACGGAGGAAGCTTGCAAATTAAACGCTTATTCTCGTCGTCGTGAGTATCCTTTAACTTCTTGTCCTTATCCTGACGCTGTCTTTTTCTAACCTTTATTTTTcgcagaaatggagtcagctaGACAAAGGGTTCGAGCTGCCGCTGCGGCCAAGAAGAAACAGCAAGAGAAGGCTAGGGGCGAGTCGACCCCACCGTCAGCCCCTAAACCCGTCGGGAAGGTCGTGGCCAAGAGGAAACCTGACGGTAGGGAAGACCGTCTAGGGAAGAAGGTTGCCCCAACTCCCGGGGACAAGTCTTCACGAAGGCCGTCACCTCTCAGGTCCATTCACGGGGCAGGTAAGGGGCCAATGACCTCGTCAGGCCCCATCTCCCAGGGATCTGTACGCCGTCTGCTGACCCATAAAGACTACGCCGTAGAGGTGACGGAGTCCATCTTGAAGGATGAGGAAATGGACCCTTGTGCTGAGCAGACTATTGACGAGATAAAGGCGTCAGGCCTTTTCGACCTTACCAGGGTGAGCCTCGCTTTCTACTTTGGTGCCCGACCAATTTTTTATACCCTGACGTTGTCTCCTCCCCTTTTTCTTCCAAGCTATGGTTCGCATGAAGGCTCTGTCAGACAGGTGCTCCGCCAAGGAAGGGGTGATTACCCGTCTGCATGAGCGCGTCAAGTACTTGGCTGACGGGCAGGCGCAGTACAAGGATGCGAACCGCATCTTGGGCGCGGAGCTGAAGGATTATAAGGAAAAGCTGACGGAGGAAACCCGCCGACGGGAGCTGGAGACGGAGGCCAAGGTGGCGGCGGAAAAGGAGCTGAGATCCATCCTAGTCCAAGTGGAGACGGCTAGGAACGATGCTGTGACGGAGTTTAAGGATTCTTCATCCTTCATAGATGCTTGTGCTGCCTACTACGGTGACGGGTTCGAGGACTGCTTGAAGCAAGTAAAATCTGTCTATCTtgacttggatttgtcaaggatttcaatggatgagTCCATCCCGTCAACCCCTGCAGGCGATGCCGTCAATGAAGAAGCTGACGACAACAGTCACAGAGACAACAGCGTAGTTCTAGCTCAGCCAGCCGCGGATCAATCCGTTACTCTGACTCCAGCAAACCCTCACAATGGCGACCCAGATGCCGTCAGCCCTTATGTCTCCTGCGTCAGCCTTTTACTGCCGAAGACGATGGAAGACCCTGAGGCCCCCCTTatgaacttaaaaattttctttcttttttctctttgaaaagtgTAGACGAAGTTGTAGTACTTGACGCCCATTTttctgggcttttgtaaagacatcatttattttaattttaatgtcattttatgcttcaagtatgtgtgttttttattctAAGTCAGAATTATATGTTCGTGATGAGCTCGTCAACTTATGGGTGACGgggttttttctcattttcaattcaattttttgaactgATGACAGCGTCAGCTTCTTTTCCATGAAAACTTAGGGTCGTTTTTTATCATTCTGTCAGTTTCATGGGCGACGTCGTTGGATAAAACTTAATTGTATGCCTGTCAATTTCCTAATGGCGTcagctcttcttttttttttttagctaatcTAGTTCGATGTATCCATTCGGCTATACGCCCATCATTTCCACGAACAATGCCGTCAGCTAACTTATTATGTGGTCACTTTGAACATTACACCGTCACTTTGTTGCATCATGGCAAGGTGACGAGTCCAAGAGGGAACAGATCAGCATTTTATTGCCCTTGTACATCTTATGCACTTGGTGATAAGGCCTTCTACCTAGCAATGAGGTCGTCCACCTTGTTGGCCTCGGATTGGGGTCGTCTACTTTGTGGATTTTAGGTGTAAggtcgtccattttgtggacttatttaTGAGGCCGTCCACTTGGTGGACTTAGCCATGggattgtccactttgtggacttagaagcaggtcgtccactttgtggactttgaaGTAGGCCGtttactttgtggacttagaaatAGGTCGCCCAATTTGTGGACTTAGGAATAGGCCGTCCACTCTATGGACTGAGAAATagaccgtccactttgtggacttagaagtaggtcgtccactttgtggacttagaagtaggtcgtccactttgtgaacttggCCATAAGGTCTTCCAACTTGGGGACTTAGtagtaggccgtccactttgtgaacttggccataaggtcgtccaacttgtggacttagtagtaggccatccactttgtgaacttggCCATAAGGTCGTCCAACTTGTAGACTTAGTAGTAGAGGATTTGCtgttttcttcaagacataaaaaatttactggtcgtttctgaatgaacctcctcttagtacgatgaatgcataagtaaaattttgttcaaaaaagaaagacaaactTTCAGTcctttggacttaaaatatactgtagaCAGGAATAAGCTAAGACGGATAATTAAAGAGCATAAACTGGTAATGAGGAGTAATGTTCTGCTTgctatcttctactggtagtactttctgagatgctcggcgttccatgggtgtcgtagtttctgcccgtcaagagtctctaggtgataggtgccctttcttAGCCATGATACaatcttgtagggtccttcccagtttgggccgagctttccttgtgtgggatctcTAGCTGCacccattactttccttaaaacaagatctccgactttgaagtctcagtgcttgactcgggagttgtagtgcttggctACGAGGTCTTGGTATCGTGCGAGTCTCTGTTCAGCCACCGCCCTTACCTCGTCAATTAGATCCAGTTGTAAACGaagctcttgatcatttcttccctcgtcgtgattgTCCACCCTATAACTCGTGAGTCCTATCTCGGCTGGAATGACCGCTTCACTTCCGTATGTCAGctggaaaggggtttctcctgtagggGTTCATACTGTcgttctgtatgcccataaCACGCTGGGTAGCATCTCAGGCCATACGCCCTTTGCCCCTTCGAGccaagtcttgatgattcgaagcaaggatcggttggtgacttccacttgtccgtttgcctgaggatgggctggggaggaataatggttcttgattcctaattctgaacagaaggctcggaaggagtcgttgtcaaattgtttaccgttgtccgaaattaagactcttggaattccatacctacaaacaatgtttctccatacaaaactccttatattcttttcagtgattgtggctagggcttcagcttcaacccatttggtgaagtaatcgatgccgacgacgaggaacttcagctgccttgctgccattgggaatggtcccatgatatccaacccccatttggcgaacggccatggggcggttatgggggtcaattcttccgccggttgccgaatgatgttgctgaacctttgacacttgttgcaagctctcacataaacctgggcgtcattttgcattgtcggccaataGTATCCGGCCCGAATCAACTTTTGTACCAATGACCGTGATCCACAgtggttgccgcatatcccctcATGTACTTCTTTCATAACATAGCTTGCTTCTTCGGGGTCTACACATCTTAGGTACGGTCGagaaaagccccttttgtagCAGACGTTCTTTATCAAAACAAACCGTGCTGACcggaccttcagcttcctggCAGCCTCATTCTCATCAGGAaacgtgccatcttttaggtaggaAATCAAAGGtgtggtccaattgttttcggaaccaatttcctgtatgttGACAACGTCAATCAATGGTGAGGACTGAgtaaaagaaagtaccttgtcaATGGTGATCATAGGCTCCGCAGATGCGGCTTTGGAAAGACGGTCGGCATGTTcattttctcctcttggaatttggactattttggctTGTAGCCCATCTATTCTCTTTTTCGCTTGCTCCCAatacttcttcattctttcacccttGCTTTCGTACTCGCCGTTTACCTAGCttgtgacgacttgggagtcgcaGTGAATAACTACGTTCGCGGCCCCTACAACTTGGGCAAGGTCTAAGCCTGCTATCAGGGCTtcgtactcagcttcattgttagttgtaggaaaatCGAGGCGAATCGTACATTTGAGCTCGTCGCCTTCCGGAGATTTAAGTACAACCCCTACCCCaccagccttcttgttggacGACCCGTCAGTGAAAATGCTCCATTGGGGGTTCTTTTCCTCTTCGCCTTCTGCGCTGGTGAATTCCGCGATGAAGTTGGCCaccgcttgtcccttgatggcaATGCGGGGGTGATATTGTATGTCAAATTCGCTTAGTTCTATCGACCACAGTGCCATTCGTCCGGCAGCCGCGGGGCTACTCATTGCTCGTCACAAAGGTTTTTCCGTTAGGACgactattgtatgggcttgGAAATATGGCTTAAGTTTACGGGCCGTtgtaaccaaagcgaaggcaagtttttccatggggggatatctctcttctgcACCATGCAATGCCTTGCTCGCGTAGTACACGGGTCGTTGAACCTTGTCGTCTTCTCTGATTAAGGCCGTACTGACAGCTGCCAGGGAAACGGCCAGATAGAAGAACAGTTCTTCTCCTGGTTGTGAGGGGCTTAGCAACGGCGGCGAAGAGAGGTAGACCTTCAGATCTTCAAACGCTTGTTGACACTCGGCcgtccattcaaaggattttttcaatgttcggaaAAAAGGTAGACATCTATCTGCCGCCTTCGACACGAATCTACTAAGTGCGGCGACCCtaccattgaggctttgtacttccttaatatttttaggaggggtcatccccataatggcctgaatcttgtctgggttggcctcgatccctctttgggataccatgtaccctaagaactttcctgtcgtcactccaaaggcacacttgcttggattgagcttcatgttgtaggagcgaaggGTATCAAATGTTTCCTTAAGATCCTCCAGATGAGCTTCTTCCCTCTAACTTTTGaccagcatgtcgtcgacatatACCTGGACGTTTCTTCCAATCTGtcgtgcaaacatcttgttcatgagcctctgataggttGCACCAGCGTTTTTCAAGccgaagggcatgaccttgtagcaaaagaggccttggcttgttacgaacgaagtcttctcttgatcaacTTCATCCATTCGTATTTGGTTATACCcggaaaatgcatccatgaagctcagcagcTGATGTTTGGCCATAGAATCCACCAGGAtgtcgacccgcgggagggggtagctatctttggggcatgctttgtttaagtccgtgaagtcgacgTACATCCTTCATTTCCcattgttctttttgaccatcacgacgttcgccaaccaatcgggGTAATACACTTCCCAGATAAATCCCGCCTCTTGcagtttgcggacttcttctgctattgcttgatctctttcttgggcaaaggttcttttcttctgtcggacgggCGGGAAAGATGGCGACacattcaacctgtgcaccatgactgACGGGTCaattcctggcatgtcttcgtggctccatgcaaacacgtctttgttttctttcaagaaggTTGCGAGTTCTTAACGTATCGTCGAGTCGGCCAGGGTGCCGATTTTTGTCGTTCGCTCCGGGTGGGCTTCGTCAAGAAGTACGTCTTCGAGTCTCTCGGCAGGCTCTGTCGCCACCCGACGGTCCtctatgttcatggcttgaatgtgactgtccatctccatcatggccacgtaacattcgcGTGCGGATACCTgatttcctctcaattctccaattccatgatcagtagggaattttatcatcaagtggtatgtcgaggttacggctttccatgagttgagggttggacgtcctatgatggcattgtaagtcgacgagcaatcgactaccaGGAATGTTACATTCCGGGTGACTTGCTGTGGATAGTCTCCAATGGTTACCGCTAAAGTGACAACGCCAAGTGGATGTACCTtcgcccctccaaagccaacgagcGCGGCGTTAGCCGGAATTAGTCGTTCCTTTTCAATTCCCATATGTTGGAAAGCGgaatagtaaaggatgtctgctgaactaCCATTGTCTACGAGAACTCAGTGTATGTTATAGTCTCCTGCCcgtatggtgacgaccaaagcGTCGTCGTGGGGATGATGAAGGCGCCGGGCGTCTACTTCCGAAAATTCAATGGGGGGATTGTCAATCCGTGACCTTTCAAGCACGGGACCTGTCATATGGACGTTCTGGACCGTTCTGATgtatgtctttcgggctttcttggaagaCCCGGCGATCGtggtgcctcctacaatcatccttatatcTCCTACAGGTTGCCTGGGGCGATCATTGTCTTGCCGAGGGGCTTGACTTTGTGACGGGTCCGCCCTCTCCTTGTTGACGAACCTCTGCAGCCTTCCTCGCCTaatgagagcttctatttgGTGTTTCAAGTCGTAGCAATTGGCGGTGTCATGGCCGTGATCTTGATGAAAACAGCAGTATTTGTCCCTTGGTctcctgttgggatctcccttcagtttGCCAAGAAAGGCCAAAGTTTCctcatctttaatctgcatcaacacCTGGTCGATGGGCGCATTTAAGGGAGTGAAGTTTGTGAATCTTCCTGTAGGCGGCTTGGGTCGTCGATCATCTCGTTGCTCTCTGGTTCTTGCCCTTTTTTGTCTTCTATCTGGTTGTGCATcttcctgcctttccctttttctgggCTTGTCCTCTCGGGcgagcaaggcatcctccgcattcatgtacttcgtcgccctgtaatgtacatcggacatagtctttgggtcattctgacatagtctttgggtcattcttgcatagagagaacaagaacttaccatTTTGTAGCCCGTTCATGAAGGCTGCCAtaagtatcttgtcatccgcctcgtctatcgagagggattccttgttaaagcagGCTATATATGATcttaatgtctcgtcttctcgttgcttaatactCAGTATACACGCagtagacctcttgtgtcggtgacttccaataaagtgtgatacgaactgtgcgcctagttccttaaaagtgccgatggaattaggcgtcagcctactgtaccaatccctcgcaggccctttcaaagtggtgagaaaagccctgcacatgatttcgtccggtacgccctgaagatgcattagggttctgaagGATTCCAAGTGgtccaatgggtccttggatccgtcgtaattctccatgtgtggcatgcgaaactttggaggaagagGACATGAATTCACGAGCGCTATGAAAGGGGAATCCGTCctgtggactaggtcgtccaggttgctggatactcgtcctctaagggcgttcatcattacgtccatacgttccctcatctcctgcatctcagcaGCGATGTGGGTCGGCAAGGTGTCCGAGACGGATGGTCGGTTGGTTTCTTGTCGTTCCGGTCTAGTCGGAGCATTGCTGCCCTCAGGTCCttccgcgttccttccttccggactagcaccttcctggtcttcctttGGTGCGCTCGGGTGTGCAGTCCTTTGTCGCAACTGTtcctccaaatcatgattctgcttggtgaggcgctcaaccgccgctgcAAGCGTTTAGACCTGCCTTTCTAGAActgtggcgtgcggttcgtcgccttggttgttatttgttgccatcgatcgagtgagtaccatgcaactttttgtctcaggaatagagcaaggCTGAGATACTCGAAAA
The sequence above is drawn from the Castanea sativa cultivar Marrone di Chiusa Pesio chromosome 5, ASM4071231v1 genome and encodes:
- the LOC142635127 gene encoding putative folate-biopterin transporter 3, producing MRGRLLAAMKGDGLGYQLLFGVSGLLDLVLVLRINLKIGVPDYLFAVIEGAISHVIGRIKWMPLLVLSSKLCPAGIEGTFFALLMSIDHVGMLTSSWAGGLLLHFLKVTRTQFDNLWMAILIRSFLRLVPIGLLFLIPRSDPNLSILPTEMLRTKNGNGILEPETVELTSLINSI
- the LOC142635128 gene encoding uncharacterized protein LOC142635128, producing the protein MNAEDALLAREDKPRKRERQEDAQPDRRQKRARTREQRDDRRPKPPTGRFTNFTPLNAPIDQVLMQIKDEETLAFLGKLKGDPNRRPRDKYCCFHQDHGHDTANCYDLKHQIEALIRRGRLQRFVNKERADPSQSQAPRQDNDRPRQPVGDIRMIVGGTTIAGSSKKARKTYIRTVQNVHMTGPVLERSRIDNPPIEFSEVDARRLHHPHDDALVVTIRAGDYNIH